CAAGCATTCTTTGACTAGTGCCGTCAACTTATATTATGCCTTCGGTCTTCATCCCGTCAGCTTTAGGATCACCCTTCAGCTTTATTATCCCATCAGCCTATGGGTGCCTCTCCTTACAACTTTATCCCGCCGTCAGTCATTAAACAGGGGCTGACGGCCCAGTAGATACCGTCACTAATAAACCGTCAGCTTATCTTACTTGATCAATCtctttttatccttatcaaCCTCTAAGGAGCTTAAGCGGTTTTATTATGTTAAGTAGCCTATTAAATTGGCAGGGATCACAAGATTTCAAAATCAATTCACGTTTTTAGAAAAGTCATGTGGGCTTATTAGAGTCTCACATAAGGTTCAATTTAACATGTGTGGATGGGTGAACCAATAATCATAATATGTTAGATCAAATAACTCATTTTCAAAAGATTTGAAAAGAAGCTATTGGAAATAAATTAGTGACATTGGATTGTATGGAGTTCATATCATcatactaaacattaaaaaaatgacaatgtcTATGATAAAACTTATATGAGGTAGGTACTGCACAAAAACTTGTCATACAttcttaaacaataattttgcatttatttttaaaagaacttTGGAATTTAGACAATTAAATTTTCTCCAATTACAAAATAGTGTCTAaaactttctccaaaaaaaaaaaaaaagtgtctaaaaatacccctcattgatggaatttatatgattaaatGAACACCAATGTCAATAAAAGgacaaaattggcttctacccttttcgggcaaaataaatagcattctaccccctttcccaaattaattagggaaatacccctcATTTGAAAattgactttctcaaaatcgagttaagtcctatagtgacctttttaaggacctatagtggcgttttttaacTCAAGCTCCATGAAAtcaagttataggtaaaaaaattgcatgtaactcgacttcatgaaaatcgagttacaaaacgctactataggtcattaaaacatcactataggctctttaaaacgtcactatagactctttaaaacgccactatagggctctaggaatttttttttttaactcgattttgaaaaagtcgagtttcaaaagaggggcatttccctaattagtttgggaaaggggatagaatgatatttatttttcccGAAAAGGGCAGAGGTCAATTTTGTCCTCAATAAAAGATGCCCAATTTTGTGATCGAGGTTAACCAATGTAGCGTGTTTGTGAATGCGGATTTATGGAATTGTCACTTTGTAAGGTTTAACCATTTAAGATGTAACCTAAGGTGAATTTTATCCATTTAAGGGATAATTTGGGGTGTCTTGCTAAGAAAAGTTTTCGaatcaaaaccttttttttttttttggagaggaaAATCAAAACATCCTGGACTTAGAGATGAAATATTATGTTAGGAAATATTTCACGTATCAAAGTATTCTTAGATATGAACTTTCATTATGTTTTATTTGATATGAATATGaattttggagatttttccaATGaagatttcaaaattaatttatttactttgTGAAAGAAATGCTAAATAGAGAGAGTTTTGTATTGCATACAATGGCTAGCTAATACATCATTAAGTCTAACTCTGTTTATATAATcacagagagagggagagagcttaGCGAGAAAGGTGGAGTTTGTTATAACAAACTTAATAAAACTAACCACCTGATACATGTGTGAGAATTAAAGCTAATAACTGAAACATAAATGAAACAATGCATTTTGGTGTGACTGTAGACAGAGTAACTTTAAGTAatacaatgcgtttgatcatttCTAGGCTTATCTCTATCTCTGAGCTCGTCACTGGTATTGGGCTCATTACTGGGCTTGCTAAGGCTCATGCTTGACTGTTCTTCATTCCCCCTCAAGTTCATGGGGAAACACCACATAAGCTAAGCCTTTAGTCAGAATGTCAGCCAATTGATCATGAGAAAAAACAAATCGAACCGAAAGATCACAACGAAGGACCTTCTCACGAACAAAGTGGTAGCCCACTTCAATATGCTTGGTCCTGGCATGAAACACAGATTAGTAGCAATGGCTAGAGCAGATATATTATCACACCAGAAAATGGGAGGATCACGAAGGAAAACACCAAAATCCTTGAGCAACATATGAATCCAACACAACTCAGCCATTGAAAAATCAAGTGCCCTGTACTCTGCCTTAGTAGAAGATCGAGACATTGTTGGTTGTTTCTTTGCTCACCAAGTAATTGGGGAATTGTCAAGAAACACCAAAATACCATAAATTAACTTTCTATCCATGGGATCACCAGCCCAGTCCGCATCAGTGTAAGCAGAGAGAGTTAATGGACCAAGTGTAAAAACCAAGCCTTGATGAATTGTCCCTTGCAAATACCTCAAAATACATTCAGTAGCTAATAAGTGATTAGAAGTAGGAGAGCCCATGACAGCAAAAGAAAGATTGGGCCTAGTTAAAGTAAGGTAGTGCAAAGCCCCCAACATACTCTTATAGACAATAGGATTAGGCAGTAAAGGGCTATCATTGGCAATGAGATGAGCATTAGGTGTACAAGGGGTTTTGCAAGGCTTGCACTCAGACATGGAAAATTTGTGAAGAAGATCAGTAGCATACTTGGTCTGATGCACAAAAAGACCAGCAGGAGTATAATCAAATTGAAGCCTTAAGAAATAATGTAATCTGCCTAGGTCTTTAAGATTAAAGTCTTGACCCAATGTAGCAAGAAGAGAAGCAATGAAGCTAGGATGATTACCAATCACAAtaatatcatccacatagagcAATAAGAAGACAAGATGGCCATCATGATCATATATAAACAAGTTCCCATCAGCACTAGAAGCAACAAAGCCAACATGAAGCAATTGAGTACTAAATCTCTCAAACTAGGCCCGAGGAGCCTACTTCAGACAATATAAGGCTTTATGTAGTAAACAGACATGATCAGGACAGGCTTGATCTAAATAGCCCTATGGTTGAGCCATATACACTTCTTCCTTGATAATACCATGTAAAAATGCATTCCCCACATCCAATTGCTTCAACTCCTAACTATAGTTCACAGCAAGAGCAAGAAGTATTCTAACAGTAGTGGGCTTAAATACAGGACTAAGGGTGTCCTCATAGTCCAAACCATACTGTTGAAGGTACCCTCTAGCAACTAATCTAGCCTTAACCTACTAGAGGTTCCCTCTAGCCTTAACCAGATATGGTACCATTACTATTCCTTTTAAGCTTGAACACCCATTTGCAAGTAACAATGTTTTTACCAATAGGACGAGGAACAAGGGGCCATGTTTGCTACTTAAGTAGAGAATGAAACTCTGAATCCATAGCAACAACCCACTGAGGATGTCTGGAGGCCACAGCAAAAGATGGAGCTTCTTGATAAGTGTAATCTATCACAACTTTAAAAACCTTAGGTTTATGGATACCAAGTTTTGATCTTGTAAGCATAGGGTGAGTGTTAATAGGAACAACAGAATCAGAGGTACCAGATGTAGTAGGAGAAGAAATAGTGTGAAGAGAACTAGAAGGAAGTGAAGAAGAGCTAGGAACATATGAAACAGTAGGTATAGCAAATGAAGTAGGAATAGAAGTGGATGAGGTAGTAGgaagagaaattaaaggagGATTAGGCACATAGGAAATGGGAATGGAGGACTAAAAAAGATCAAAAGGAAAGGTATCAACAAGAGTGCCAGAAGAAGGGGGAAAGGAAGAATCAGGACATGGATTAGCAAGAGCAATATTGACAATGAACCATTGAGCATCAGTCATATCAGAAGAAAAGGGAATATAAGCATGTGTAAGATTAGGATTAATAGCAAAGGGAAGACACTTTCATTGAACAAAGCATAGCAAGTAGTATAGACTTTATTGGTAGTAGGATCCAAACACAAATACCCTTTCGACAAAGGAGGATACCCTAGGAACACACACTTCACAAACCTAGGTTGAAGTTTATGCTTATTATAGGGTTTGACGTAGGGATAGCAGGCACAACCAAAGGTCTTAAAGGCTGAAAGAGAAGGGGGAATAGAATTGACCCAAGATGAAATAAAGTCCAGAACAGAAGTGGGAAGCCTATTAATAAGAAATGAGGCTGTGGAAAAATCATAAGACCAGAAATTCGATGGCAAATGGAACTAATACAGTAAAGCTAGACCAGTTACTAAAATGTGTCTATGCTTTCTCTTAGAAATGCCATTCTGTTGGGGAGTGTGTGGGCAAGAGCTCTAATGAAGAATGCCATGCTCAAAacagaaaatttgaaattgagaaTTAACATATTCTTTACCATTGTCAGACCTAAGCACCTTAATCTTAGTGGAATATTGATTTTCAACTAGGTTCTTAAAATGCTTAAACACAGTAAACAAATCATTCTTTTGTTTGAGAAGAAAGAACTGGGTAAACCTAGTGAAATCATCAATGAACATCATATAGTAATTATAGCCAAGCAAAGAAGAGATAGGTGTCggaccccaaacatcagaatgcaCAATTTGAAGCATAGAAATAGATTGAATTTCATGTTTATTCAAAGGAAGTCTGTGCATCTTAGCACTTATACAAGATGTACAAGAAGAACAACATACATCAATCTTATTGAATGTAAAATCAGGATTAACAGGTTGAATAGCAGAATGAAGGAGTTTAGCACTTGGATGTGTCTGTTATGCCAGGGAGAAATTTGAGCAGAACTAGCAGATGCTTGTGAAGACTGATGAACTTGTGATGTAGAAAAGGCAGTGGAATTGGATAAGTGCAAATAAGATGATGCAAGAATAGGGTAGACACCATCTTTACTCAATCCTTCGTAAAGGATCTTCCTTGTAGGTAAATCCTGGATAAAGAATCTATAAGCATCAAAATAGCAAAATGCATTGTTTTGCAGAAAAAGTTTATGGACAAATAATAAATTGGAAGCAAGATCCAGAACTCTAAATATACCATCAAGCTTAAAGTTGAGAGAAGATGTACATAACTCACCATTACCAATATAAGTGATGGGGAGTTCTTGACCATTACCAACAGTCACAGTTTCAAAACCTAATGTAGGTTGTTGCTGCAGGGAGAGGTTGGCCAAATCAGGTGTAACATGAATACATGATCTGAACAGCCTGTATCTGTGAGCCATCCATTAGCCATGTGAACTTGAGATGAACTAGCCACCATAGCAGCAAGTTTGGATGGAGCATGCTTGCCTTAAAAGGCAAAGTCCATTCTGTGATAACAATCAAGAGCCACATGACCATTCTTTCCATAGATTTGACACTGTGGTCTCTGAGATTGACCTTGAGACCTTGGAGATCGTGATGAACTAGGCTGAGATTGATTGTATGGAGAAGAGAAAGTACTATTGTTGAAATTACCATTAGTACTATAGCCACCACCAAGACCAGAACTACTACCTCTTCCTCTATTACCATGACTTCTCTGATTATTATTTCTACCTCTACCTCAACCAAAAGCTTGAGGTTGGTGATTAGCAACCATAGCCATAGTTGTTGCATCAAACACACCAGATCTCTTCTTAATAGCTCTCTCCTTAGCATTGAGAAGAGTATTAAGCTCTTCAACTATAAGAATATCACTGCAAGTCCTCATAGCTGAACTGAATGAGTCATATTCTGATGGCAGACCATCAATTGCAACATGAAGGATATCTTCATCATCAAGAATGACTGATACTGCAGCCAATTTATCACGGATTTGTTTGATCTTCTGAAAGTATACATCAATTCAGTTTGTGCCTTTCTTCATTGCATTCAATTCATTCCTCAAGCTCATCACACTTGACCTAGAAATTGAGGCAAACCGTTTCTCTAAAACTTTCCAAACACCTCGACCAGATTTCTGTCCAACAGTAAAAGCAAGAACAGAAGGGGAGAGTATGGAATTGAGAAAAGTAAACAAAGCTTGCTTGCGATTTCTCCAAATGAGAAAATCTGGATTGACTTTTGTAGTGAGATTACTATAATAATCCTTCAAGAACTGATCTGGTGCCATAACAGTATCATTTATTGCATCAATCATAGAGTAAGTCTTTAAGATTACCTCAATCTGATGCTTCTAGACTATGTAGTTGGAGTACTCAAGTTTAACAGTCATCATAGATGACATATTTAAGAGTAAAAGAAGTGAGGGATTGATATAAGTGATAGAGTTAGCCATTGTAGGTGGAGTGGTTGAAGTAGATGATGAGGTTGAAGAAGGATTTGCATTCGCGGACGCCATGGAAGCagagctctgataccatgaaagaaaagctaaatagaGAGAGTTTTGTATTGCATAAAATGGCTAGCTAATACATCATTAAGTCTAACTCTGTTTATATAattacagagagagagagagagagagagagcttagcAAGAAAGGTGGAGTCTGTTATATCAAACTTAACAAAACTAACCACCTGATACACATGTGAGAATTAAAGCtaataactaaaacataaaTGAAATGATGCGTTTTGGTGTGACTATAGACAGAGTAACTTTAAGTGATAAGGTGCGTTTGATCATTTCTAGGCTTATCTCTATCTCTGGGCTCGTCACTGGTACTGGGCTTGCTAAGGCTCAGGCTTAATTGTTCTTCACtttgaaaaaacaaatcaaattttccaaaatgagATATTcaaaatgattattattattattattttgctttgaaaataaactaatttatttcaaaatggTAATTTCAAAATGAACTTGTTTACTTATAAATGGAATCTTAAAAATGGGGATTACAAATTCATTTTGAGAGAGATGTAAATTTTTCTAATGAgaagtttagaaaaaaatttattcattttgaaaGAGGTTAAGATTTTtccaatgaaaatttcaaagatAAATATTTTCATCTTGAAAGAAAGGAAGCATTTTCCAATGAAGAGGATTAAAAATCATTAATCATGCACAAGTTGTTGTTTTCCTTGagcatgtaaaaataaaacattaagtGCAAAGTGTGTATTACCAAATCATATGTCTTCAAGatgattttaagaaaattctttttattttcaaattaaagaaaatcatacattggattgaaaaattttgaattttgataacTCATAATATAGTAAAACAAAGACCAATCTCTTTCACAAGAAATGATTAAGAGATTAACACCATTAAAATTGTGTTATTACTCTAAGTATGTAAGACTGAATCCTTCGAGGACAATTCGAGAAAATGGAATGATCCAAAGGGTTTTTCCATTGAATAGGAGGAAGGGTCAATTTTAATTACGGACAAATCcaatatttttctcaaattactaaaatacccttagagCTTCCCACAATTAAGGTTGATGTCATTATtgttttaagagaaagagagaggtttAAGTTACACATGGACTTTAAGTAATGCTACACCAcctagtaattttttattagattt
This genomic stretch from Quercus robur chromosome 4, dhQueRobu3.1, whole genome shotgun sequence harbors:
- the LOC126722222 gene encoding uncharacterized mitochondrial protein AtMg00810-like translates to MVPYLVKARGNLYADGNLFIYDHDGHLVFLLLYVDDIIVIGNHPSFIASLLATLGQDFNLKDLGRLHYFLRLQFDYTPAGLFVHQTKYATDLLHKFSMSECKPCKTPCTPNAHLIANDSPLLPNPIVYKSMLGALHYLTLTRPNLSFAVMGSPTSNHLLATECILRYLQGTIHQGLVFTLGPLTLSAYTDADWAGDPMDRKLIYGILVFLDNSPITW